In Neobacillus endophyticus, a single window of DNA contains:
- a CDS encoding helix-turn-helix domain-containing protein — MPPQNDVQNRFVEFANETFLDYPELIAAWEADMGKIYDINSDDFQPCQSLKAFLVIINRIAMEHSLNLQEIDEWIHLYSSEIRDFVIPYIQFEDSNNVSPNQNIVTELLNQSFIESGSALLYHKLRDTISKNEFQIKTEYPTALINEKTLKATAQVRSEGNALHLLSSEEIDQWKNLTAQAITSMDDLTADIFDIISILWMRQASHKDQMINFHTDDALNLRQVQGRKSIEGYQSAYRKKERDEIMKRLAALTTIWIRIERDKLKFVDAESNEIDELEQVQFNPLFILDSVTVAYRDSQPVGIYECKIRPGELLANFLYGSKKSSGLLALKTLKYNPIKQKYHKRLARYLSWQWRIRQKGADYFRPYSIGGDKGLLNVMGIQENGRYGSRIKEHFENILDTLQQDGIINEWKYLESFNESMVEENKNWFHDNWINAKVQIVPPTEITVQNNKEYLSLEMGESEQQEMNFAAILRNMTKKETAASEVMEMDVTPENMKQTRLNRGQKLAAVAKEIGISHTTLSRYENGKISNPTEENMLKMKNWLNKL; from the coding sequence ATGCCACCGCAAAATGATGTACAAAATAGATTTGTTGAATTCGCAAATGAAACCTTCCTGGATTATCCTGAGCTTATCGCTGCGTGGGAAGCAGATATGGGCAAGATTTATGATATAAACTCTGACGATTTTCAACCATGCCAATCGTTAAAAGCGTTTTTGGTCATTATCAATCGCATAGCAATGGAGCATTCTTTAAATTTGCAAGAAATTGACGAATGGATACATTTATATAGCTCTGAAATAAGAGATTTTGTTATCCCATATATCCAATTTGAGGATTCTAACAATGTGAGTCCGAATCAAAACATTGTCACGGAGCTATTGAATCAAAGCTTTATTGAATCAGGTTCGGCGCTTCTTTACCATAAATTAAGGGATACTATAAGTAAAAATGAATTTCAAATAAAGACAGAGTATCCAACAGCGCTTATTAATGAAAAAACTTTAAAAGCGACTGCACAGGTTAGGTCGGAGGGAAATGCCCTTCACCTGCTATCCTCGGAAGAAATTGATCAATGGAAAAATCTCACTGCGCAAGCAATCACCTCTATGGACGATTTAACAGCAGATATTTTTGATATTATTTCTATTTTATGGATGCGCCAGGCCTCTCATAAAGACCAAATGATAAATTTCCATACGGATGATGCACTAAATTTAAGGCAGGTACAAGGAAGGAAAAGTATAGAAGGTTATCAATCAGCTTATCGAAAAAAAGAACGCGATGAAATTATGAAACGATTGGCTGCATTGACAACCATTTGGATCCGAATTGAGCGGGACAAGCTTAAGTTTGTAGATGCAGAGAGTAATGAGATTGATGAGCTGGAGCAAGTTCAGTTTAACCCATTATTTATTCTTGATAGTGTTACAGTAGCATATCGGGACTCACAACCTGTCGGTATTTATGAATGTAAAATTCGCCCAGGCGAGTTATTGGCCAATTTTCTATACGGTTCTAAGAAGAGTAGCGGGTTATTAGCCCTGAAAACTCTTAAATATAATCCAATCAAGCAAAAGTATCATAAACGATTGGCACGATATTTATCTTGGCAATGGAGAATTCGCCAAAAAGGAGCAGATTATTTCAGACCTTACAGTATTGGGGGCGATAAAGGACTTCTAAACGTTATGGGGATACAAGAAAATGGACGGTATGGTTCAAGGATTAAAGAGCATTTTGAAAATATCCTAGATACTTTACAGCAGGATGGAATTATAAATGAATGGAAGTACCTTGAATCTTTTAATGAATCAATGGTTGAAGAAAATAAAAACTGGTTTCATGACAATTGGATAAATGCTAAGGTTCAGATTGTGCCTCCAACGGAAATTACCGTTCAAAACAACAAAGAGTATTTATCATTGGAGATGGGCGAGTCTGAACAACAAGAAATGAATTTTGCAGCAATCTTAAGGAATATGACGAAAAAAGAAACCGCTGCTTCCGAAGTGATGGAAATGGATGTAACTCCTGAAAATATGAAACAAACTCGACTCAATCGTGGACAAAAATTAGCAGCGGTCGCAAAAGAAATCGGAATTTCGCACACGACTCTTTCAAGATATGAAAATGGAAAAATTTCTAATCCAACTGAGGAAAATATGTTAAAAATGAAAAATTGGTTAAATAAATTATAA